The genomic stretch CACAGGTAAATTCGGATAAAACAAATAAATAAGATAGGAGTAGAAAACTCCTAAAAAAAACAAGGGGGATAAAATGAAAAATCTTCATGAAAGAATAGACAGCATAACAGAACAATTTGTTGAAATGTTTAAAAATGTAGATAGACTTTTCAAAATAAATATGGAGATGCTTGAAAAAAGAGTGTTTATTCAATCACTCTATGGGGAAGCAAAGGTAGTTGAAGACAGGATAAATGCCTATGAGGTAAAGATAAGGGAGGATTCTATCTTAGCTATAGTCAGATTTCAGCCGGCAGCACGGGATTTAAGGGCTCTCCTTACCTTTATCGACTGCGTTAAGATGTTGGAGAGGATGGGAGACCTTTTGAAAAACAACCTCAGACTTATGAGAAAACTTAATAAAGATGGTAATGGAACAAAGGAGCACATCTGTATAATAGAGGAGATGGCAAATAAGGTTCACGATATATTTGAAACCTATATGCAGGCCTTTATAGAAAGGGATGAGAAAAAAATATATACTCTTTTGGCTTGTGATGAAGAAATAGATGAAATGAGGATAGAAGTCGTAAATGAGATAATTGATTTCATGAAGGAAAGTCCTGAAAATATTGAAGGTGGATCTATTATCCTGCTTTTAAGTAAGAAATTTGAACGACTGTCAGACAAGATTATGCAGCTAGGGAAGGGTCTTATTTATACCATGAGCGGGGAAAATTTGAGAAAACAAGAACTTGAAAAATAAATAAAAAATTTTAGGATAAGGAGGCCGATGTGAAGGCATTGATTGTGGATGATGATCTGAGAACACAACAACTTATAGGTTGTTTTTAAAAAAAAAATGGTTTTAAAGTAAAAATGGCATCAGATGGATTGGACGGCCTCAAACTTCTAAAAAAAATTAAGCCAGAGGTTGTGATTATAGATATTAGAATTCCCAGTCTGGATGGAAAAAACTTTACCAAGATAGTCAGGGATCTTCCCCATGAATATGGCAGTCCTGTGATCATAATGACCTCATCTAAAACTGAGATAGAAGACGTACTGACAGCTCTCGAAATAGGGGCAAATGATTATATAAAAAAGCCTTTTGATCCCAGGGAACTAATACTCCGAGCTGAAAAACTTCTATCCGGCGGATCTAGAAACAATAAAAAATATATCTTTAAGGATGTAGCCATCGACGACGAAAGGCACCTTGTCACCGAGAATGGGATCGAGGTGGAATTATCTAAGAAAGAATACGATCTTCTTCTTTTTCTTTTTAAAAATCAAGAAGTAGTTCTTTCCAGGGAAAAAAATTTAGATAAGGTATGGGGCATAGCCTATCATCCAGGGGATCGATCGGTGGATATGTACATCTCCAAACTAAGAGAGAAGTTGAAAAGTATCTCCAAAAGTATCAAGACAGTGAATGGTGTGGGTTATAAACTTAGGGTACTTTAAAAAACCTCTCTCGACACATATTATAGCAAAAACCCCCTCAGAATTTTCTGAAGGGGTTTTTTAATTTTTATAGGTTAAGCTCTTTATTGATAACGATTTTCTTTCCTTCTCTTCTCCACTCAGCAAATTCAGCTACAGCTGTAAATAATGCGTCTGTTGAAGAGTTAAGACCAGTCTCTACTGAATCCTGGATTACTCCGATTACGAATCCTACTCCAACTACCTGCATTGCTACTTCATTTGGGATACCAAATAAGCTGCAGGCTAACGGGATAAGAAGTAATGATCCACCTGCTACACCAGATGCTCCACAAGCACTGACAGCCGATAAGATACTTAAGATAAGAGCAGTTCCGAAGTCTACTTGGATACCCAATGTATGTACTGCTGCAAGGGTTAATACAGATATTGTGATAGCTGCTCCTGCCATGTTTATAGTAGCTCCTAAAGGGATAGATACTGAATACATGTCTTTGTCTAATCCTAATTCCTCGCATAATTCCATGTTTACCGGGATATTTGCAGCGGAACTTCTGGTGAAGAAAGCTGTAATTCCGCTTCTTTTTAAACATCTGAATACCAATGGGTAAGGGTTTTGTCTCATCATGATAAATGCGATTATCGGGTTTACCACCAGTGCCATAAATGCCATAGCTCCTAATAATAAGCCTAATAATTTACCGTACTGTAATAATGAGGCTAGTCCACTGGTTGCAATTGAATTGAACACTAATCCCATGATCCCGAATGGAGCTAAATGGATAACCCATCTTACAATTTGAGACAGCCCGTCTGAAAAGTCTGTGATCATTGTTTTAGTAGAAGCCGGTGCATGCTTTAATGCTACCCCTAATAATAATGCCCAGACTAAGATTCCGA from Psychrilyobacter piezotolerans encodes the following:
- the sstT gene encoding serine/threonine transporter SstT → GILVWALLLGVALKHAPASTKTMITDFSDGLSQIVRWVIHLAPFGIMGLVFNSIATSGLASLLQYGKLLGLLLGAMAFMALVVNPIIAFIMMRQNPYPLVFRCLKRSGITAFFTRSSAANIPVNMELCEELGLDKDMYSVSIPLGATINMAGAAITISVLTLAAVHTLGIQVDFGTALILSILSAVSACGASGVAGGSLLLIPLACSLFGIPNEVAMQVVGVGFVIGVIQDSVETGLNSSTDALFTAVAEFAEWRREGKKIVINKELNL
- a CDS encoding winged helix-turn-helix domain-containing protein, translating into MELSKKEYDLLLFLFKNQEVVLSREKNLDKVWGIAYHPGDRSVDMYISKLREKLKSISKSIKTVNGVGYKLRVL
- a CDS encoding phosphate signaling complex PhoU family protein: MKNLHERIDSITEQFVEMFKNVDRLFKINMEMLEKRVFIQSLYGEAKVVEDRINAYEVKIREDSILAIVRFQPAARDLRALLTFIDCVKMLERMGDLLKNNLRLMRKLNKDGNGTKEHICIIEEMANKVHDIFETYMQAFIERDEKKIYTLLACDEEIDEMRIEVVNEIIDFMKESPENIEGGSIILLLSKKFERLSDKIMQLGKGLIYTMSGENLRKQELEK